From Erwinia pyri, a single genomic window includes:
- a CDS encoding DUF72 domain-containing protein, translating into MPFYLGLPQWQHPQWKKLGMTTLADYAQHFNCVEGNTTLYALPRPEIVQRWRDMTHDDFRFCFKFPATISHHSALRNCGDLTAEFFTLLAPLADRLGQYWLQLPHTFGPADLPALWAFLDGLPREFSYGVEVRHPAFFNKGEAEQALNRGLHQRGVNRVILDVRGVHSATPSNEAIIEAQRKKPHLPVHAVMTADQPMIRFIGGDDPDANLKWFQAWLTKLPQWCQQGQPWLFIHTPDIAFAPNLVQHLWSHLQQAVPQVGEAPDWPQQETLF; encoded by the coding sequence ATGCCTTTTTATCTTGGCTTACCGCAGTGGCAACATCCTCAGTGGAAAAAGCTGGGCATGACCACGCTCGCTGACTATGCGCAGCACTTCAACTGCGTTGAAGGCAACACCACGCTTTATGCGCTTCCACGCCCGGAAATTGTGCAACGCTGGCGGGATATGACGCATGACGATTTTCGTTTCTGCTTCAAATTTCCCGCCACCATCAGCCATCACTCCGCGCTGCGCAACTGCGGCGATCTGACTGCTGAATTTTTTACTCTGCTGGCCCCGCTGGCAGACCGTCTGGGGCAGTACTGGCTTCAGCTTCCGCATACTTTCGGCCCGGCGGATTTACCTGCGCTGTGGGCGTTTCTGGATGGTTTACCCCGCGAGTTCAGCTATGGGGTGGAGGTTCGTCACCCCGCTTTCTTTAACAAAGGGGAAGCGGAGCAGGCGCTGAATCGTGGCCTGCATCAGCGCGGCGTTAATCGGGTGATCCTGGATGTCCGTGGCGTCCACTCTGCCACGCCCAGTAATGAAGCCATTATTGAAGCGCAGCGAAAAAAACCGCATCTGCCCGTGCATGCCGTGATGACGGCGGACCAGCCCATGATCCGGTTTATCGGCGGCGACGATCCCGATGCCAATCTGAAATGGTTTCAGGCCTGGCTGACTAAGCTGCCGCAGTGGTGTCAACAGGGCCAGCCCTGGCTGTTTATTCACACGCCGGATATCGCCTTTGCCCCTAATCTGGTACAGCATCTGTGGAGCCATCTGCAACAGGCCGTGCCGCAGGTGGGTGAAGCGCCAGACTGGCCGCAGCAGGAGACCCTTTTTTAA
- a CDS encoding MAPEG family protein: MVSALYVVLGALFIIKFSLDVVRLRRLYRVSHGDGGFYELQTAIRIHGNAVEYIPLAALLLVMMEMNGADIWMLHLVGLFFFLGRALHFYGMRTSTLLWRKNGMLITLLSLLGMIIFNLIYLPWDLVLTLH, encoded by the coding sequence ATGGTCAGCGCCCTTTATGTTGTGCTTGGAGCCCTGTTTATCATCAAGTTTTCTCTCGATGTTGTTCGCCTGCGTCGCCTCTATCGCGTTTCTCACGGGGATGGCGGATTTTATGAGCTGCAAACGGCCATCCGCATTCACGGCAATGCGGTAGAATATATTCCGCTGGCAGCACTGCTGCTGGTGATGATGGAGATGAACGGTGCGGATATCTGGATGCTGCACCTGGTCGGGCTCTTTTTCTTCCTGGGGCGTGCCCTGCACTTCTACGGTATGCGAACCAGCACGCTGTTATGGCGTAAAAACGGCATGCTCATCACCCTGCTGTCGCTGTTGGGAATGATTATCTTTAATCTGATCTATCTGCCGTGGGATCTGGTTCTGACTCTGCACTGA
- the cmoA gene encoding carboxy-S-adenosyl-L-methionine synthase CmoA, with the protein MSNRDTLFSAPIAKLGDWTFDERVAEVFPDMIQRSVPGYSNIISMIGMLAERFVQPNTQVYDLGCSLGAATLSVRRNIKAGGCKIISVDNSPAMVERCRRHIDAFRADTPVEVIEADIRNITIENASMVVLNFTLQFLAPEERQQLLNTIWQGLLPGGALVLSEKFSFADADVGELLFNMHHDFKRANGYSELEISQKRSMLENVMLTDSVETHKARLRTAGFEHAELWFQCFNFGSLIALKAGSV; encoded by the coding sequence ATGTCTAACCGCGATACGTTGTTCTCCGCGCCAATTGCCAAACTGGGTGACTGGACGTTTGACGAGCGCGTTGCTGAAGTTTTTCCCGATATGATCCAGCGCTCCGTGCCGGGTTATTCCAATATCATTTCGATGATTGGCATGCTGGCCGAGCGTTTTGTGCAGCCCAACACCCAGGTTTATGACCTCGGCTGTTCATTAGGCGCTGCCACGCTTTCCGTTCGTCGCAATATCAAAGCTGGCGGCTGTAAGATCATCTCCGTGGATAACTCCCCGGCAATGGTTGAGCGTTGCCGTCGCCACATTGATGCCTTCCGTGCTGATACGCCGGTTGAGGTTATTGAGGCTGATATTCGCAATATTACTATTGAGAATGCCTCAATGGTGGTGCTGAACTTTACGCTGCAGTTTCTCGCACCTGAAGAGCGTCAGCAGTTGCTGAATACGATCTGGCAGGGATTGTTGCCGGGCGGCGCGCTGGTGCTCTCCGAGAAGTTCAGTTTCGCCGATGCGGACGTGGGAGAGTTGCTGTTTAACATGCATCACGACTTCAAACGGGCAAACGGCTACAGCGAGTTAGAGATCAGCCAGAAGCGCAGCATGCTGGAGAATGTGATGTTGACTGACAGCGTGGAGACGCACAAGGCGCGTCTGCGCACGGCGGGTTTTGAGCACGCTGAGCTCTGGTTCCAGTGTTTTAATTTTGGGTCACTGATAGCCCTGAAAGCAGGTTCGGTCTGA
- the cmoB gene encoding tRNA 5-methoxyuridine(34)/uridine 5-oxyacetic acid(34) synthase CmoB, with translation MDFGNFYQLIAKSPLSHWLETLPAQIATWQREQLHGHFKNWDRAVEYLPALTPESLDLLHSVTADATNLTDRQRGGIEKLLRNLMPWRKGPYSLYGVHINTEWRSDWKWERVLPHISPLAGRTVLDVGCGSGYHMWRMIGAGANLVVGIDPMQLFLCQFEAVRKLLGNDQRAHLLPLGIEQLPELKAFDTVFSMGVLYHRRSPLDHLLQLKNQLVSGGELVLETLVIEGGDREVLVPGERYAQMRNVYFIPSTGALKSWLEKCGFEDVRIADYSITSTDEQRRTDWMTSESLAEFLDPNDPSKTVEGYPAPLRAVLVARKP, from the coding sequence ATGGATTTCGGTAATTTTTACCAGCTTATTGCAAAAAGCCCCCTCTCCCACTGGCTGGAGACGCTGCCCGCGCAGATAGCGACCTGGCAGCGCGAGCAGCTGCATGGTCACTTTAAAAACTGGGACCGGGCGGTTGAGTATCTTCCCGCATTAACCCCTGAATCGCTGGATTTATTGCACAGCGTTACCGCTGATGCCACTAATCTGACCGATCGTCAGCGTGGCGGCATTGAAAAGCTGCTGCGCAATCTGATGCCGTGGCGCAAAGGCCCCTATTCGCTTTATGGCGTTCACATCAATACCGAATGGCGTTCAGACTGGAAGTGGGAGCGGGTTTTGCCGCACATTTCTCCGCTGGCTGGCAGGACGGTGCTGGATGTCGGCTGCGGCAGCGGTTATCACATGTGGCGGATGATTGGCGCCGGAGCAAATCTGGTGGTCGGTATCGATCCGATGCAGCTTTTTCTGTGTCAGTTCGAGGCGGTGCGGAAACTGCTGGGTAACGATCAGCGTGCTCACCTCCTGCCTCTCGGAATCGAGCAGCTGCCGGAGCTGAAAGCGTTCGATACCGTTTTCTCGATGGGCGTGCTGTACCATCGTCGCTCCCCGCTCGACCACTTACTGCAGCTGAAAAATCAGCTGGTCAGCGGCGGTGAGCTGGTGCTGGAGACATTGGTGATTGAGGGTGGCGATCGGGAAGTGTTGGTGCCGGGCGAGCGCTATGCGCAGATGCGGAACGTCTACTTTATTCCCTCCACCGGTGCGCTAAAGAGCTGGCTGGAGAAGTGTGGGTTTGAGGATGTTCGCATTGCAGATTACTCCATTACCAGTACGGATGAGCAGCGCCGTACCGACTGGATGACCAGCGAGTCGCTGGCAGAGTTCCTGGATCCCAACGACCCGAGCAAAACCGTTGAAGGCTACCCTGCTCCCCTGCGGGCGGTGCTGGTAGCGCGTAAGCCGTAG
- a CDS encoding LysE family translocator: MTTSLIAFLCAIIVLTLTPGFDTALILRTSAAHGWKKALMTEMGINAGCLAWGAAVGLGLGALLLASEVAYNIIKLAGAAYLLWLGVGLLIKPRRHFNDRVNVAQQRTTYASMFMRGFMGNLLNPKVGVFYVSFLPQFIPAGSSVALWSVGLALIHVIVGTLWSGILILSTRYFAEQLRRPAVMKVMDRLTGCVFIGFAAKLAFSRR, translated from the coding sequence ATGACCACTTCACTGATCGCTTTTCTCTGTGCCATCATCGTGTTAACGCTCACTCCGGGATTCGATACAGCGTTAATTCTGCGTACTTCCGCCGCGCATGGGTGGAAAAAAGCGTTGATGACTGAAATGGGCATTAATGCGGGTTGCCTTGCATGGGGGGCCGCGGTAGGGCTGGGTTTGGGCGCTCTGTTACTGGCTTCTGAAGTGGCCTATAACATTATCAAACTTGCAGGGGCAGCCTATCTGCTGTGGCTGGGTGTTGGACTGTTGATTAAACCTCGTCGTCACTTTAACGATAGAGTTAATGTCGCTCAGCAGAGAACTACCTATGCCAGCATGTTTATGCGGGGATTCATGGGTAATTTATTGAATCCAAAAGTGGGCGTCTTTTACGTTTCTTTCCTGCCGCAGTTTATTCCCGCGGGCAGTTCGGTTGCTCTGTGGAGCGTGGGACTGGCGCTTATTCACGTCATCGTCGGAACGCTGTGGAGCGGCATATTGATCCTCTCCACCCGCTATTTTGCCGAACAGCTACGCCGTCCAGCGGTGATGAAAGTCATGGATCGTTTGACTGGTTGCGTATTTATCGGTTTCGCAGCAAAGCTGGCGTTTTCACGCCGCTAA
- a CDS encoding glycerol dehydrogenase encodes MSKFVFSSPRKYVQGAGVMAQLGEYVAELGNNAFVVADEIVWGLIGKEVEASLKQKNIEFHYQQFNGEASSNEITRLAGLAREGGASLVIGLGGGKTLDTVKAVADELKQPVVIVPTIASTDAPCSALSVIYSDTGVFESYRFYSKNPDLVLVDTQVCARAPVRLFASGIADGLATFVEAQAVKRSHSKSMVNGDPTIAGMAIAEACEKTLLTYGFSAYQAVEKKLVTPAVEAVVEANTLLSGLGFENAGLAGAHAIHNGFTAIDGDIHHLTHGEKVAYGTLTQMVLEQRPDEEIARYIRFYRSINMPTTLQEMHLEHESWENLVKVGALANSEGDTLKNLNPNLSGEDIASAILAVDAFSQTVK; translated from the coding sequence ATGAGTAAGTTTGTCTTCTCGTCACCACGTAAATATGTCCAGGGTGCAGGTGTGATGGCACAGTTAGGCGAGTATGTGGCAGAACTGGGTAACAACGCCTTTGTTGTGGCTGATGAAATTGTCTGGGGGTTGATTGGCAAAGAAGTTGAAGCCTCGCTGAAGCAGAAAAATATTGAGTTCCATTACCAGCAGTTCAACGGCGAAGCTTCCAGCAACGAAATCACCCGCCTCGCAGGCTTAGCCAGGGAGGGCGGCGCCAGCCTGGTGATTGGCCTTGGCGGCGGTAAAACGCTTGATACCGTTAAAGCGGTCGCTGACGAGCTGAAACAACCGGTAGTGATTGTGCCTACCATCGCCTCAACCGATGCGCCTTGCAGCGCCCTTTCGGTGATCTATTCCGACACCGGCGTATTTGAAAGCTATCGTTTCTACAGCAAAAACCCCGATCTGGTACTGGTAGATACGCAGGTTTGCGCCCGTGCCCCGGTACGTCTGTTCGCTTCCGGCATTGCCGATGGCCTGGCGACCTTTGTGGAAGCGCAGGCGGTAAAACGCTCACACAGCAAATCAATGGTCAATGGCGATCCGACCATCGCCGGAATGGCCATTGCGGAAGCGTGCGAAAAAACGCTGCTTACTTACGGCTTCAGCGCCTATCAGGCCGTTGAGAAAAAATTGGTCACGCCAGCCGTTGAAGCGGTGGTGGAAGCGAATACGCTGTTATCCGGGCTGGGATTTGAAAATGCCGGGCTGGCCGGTGCGCACGCCATTCATAACGGCTTCACGGCGATTGATGGCGATATCCACCATCTGACGCACGGCGAGAAAGTCGCCTACGGCACGCTGACTCAGATGGTGCTGGAGCAGCGCCCGGATGAGGAGATCGCCCGCTATATTCGTTTCTACCGTTCCATCAACATGCCGACCACGTTGCAGGAGATGCATCTGGAGCATGAAAGCTGGGAAAACCTGGTCAAAGTGGGCGCGCTGGCGAACAGCGAAGGAGACACGCTGAAAAACCTGAACCCTAACCTAAGCGGGGAAGATATCGCCAGCGCCATTCTGGCGGTGGATGCCTTCAGTCAGACAGTGAAATGA
- a CDS encoding tyrosine-type recombinase/integrase: MAFYTIEKRTTSTGEQRYRCTVAVRMNGTYAYRQNKTFKKMGLAKAWGVQRVADIDSNGIPLPPTSDKVVTFGALIDKYVEHPHIKFGRSKRDSLRLIRRCEISDLTISQLTQKSFIDHCEYRAACGAGPSTRWQDISFIGAVLKAAKPLFDIDVDIQDFMNARYIMVKSGMISPGGIRSRRPTRDECALLIEALKQKQETSYLSIPYSEIFMFSILTCMRVGEVTRLRWEDLDEKQRAIMVRDRKDPRKKIGNHMTVALLGEAWHIVQRQPRQGDLIFPYKSKTISQAYRQERDRLNIVDLRYHDLRREGVSRLFEAGFSIEEVAQVSGHRSLKLLWKVYTELFPSSLHDKFDSFKVKNIEP, encoded by the coding sequence ATGGCTTTTTACACCATAGAAAAAAGAACAACCTCCACGGGTGAGCAGCGGTACCGCTGTACGGTAGCAGTCAGAATGAATGGTACTTATGCCTATCGCCAGAATAAAACATTTAAAAAAATGGGACTCGCTAAAGCATGGGGGGTGCAACGCGTTGCCGATATTGACAGTAACGGGATACCATTACCACCTACCTCAGATAAAGTCGTTACCTTTGGCGCTCTCATCGACAAGTATGTTGAGCATCCTCACATTAAATTCGGGCGTTCAAAAAGAGATTCCCTGCGTTTGATTCGTCGGTGTGAAATTAGTGACCTGACTATCTCTCAGCTCACTCAAAAGTCGTTCATAGACCACTGCGAATATCGTGCGGCTTGCGGTGCTGGCCCTTCTACCCGCTGGCAGGACATCTCATTTATCGGGGCCGTTCTGAAGGCGGCAAAGCCTTTGTTCGATATAGACGTTGATATACAGGATTTCATGAATGCAAGATACATTATGGTTAAGTCAGGGATGATATCACCAGGAGGGATCAGAAGCCGGAGGCCAACCAGGGATGAATGTGCTCTTTTGATTGAAGCGCTGAAACAAAAGCAGGAAACATCATATCTGTCCATCCCTTACTCAGAAATTTTCATGTTTTCGATTCTCACTTGTATGCGCGTTGGAGAGGTGACGCGACTAAGATGGGAGGATTTGGATGAAAAGCAAAGGGCCATAATGGTTCGGGACAGAAAAGACCCTCGTAAAAAAATTGGCAACCACATGACTGTTGCTCTGCTTGGGGAGGCTTGGCATATTGTGCAGCGACAACCCCGACAGGGAGATCTAATTTTCCCTTATAAGAGCAAAACGATTTCACAGGCATATCGCCAGGAGCGTGACAGGCTGAATATTGTTGATCTCCGTTATCATGACTTACGCAGAGAGGGAGTTAGCAGGCTTTTTGAGGCGGGATTTTCAATAGAGGAGGTTGCCCAAGTGAGCGGACATAGGTCGCTAAAGTTATTGTGGAAAGTTTATACGGAGCTATTCCCTAGCTCACTTCACGACAAATTTGATTCTTTCAAAGTTAAAAATATTGAGCCATAG
- the umuC gene encoding translesion error-prone DNA polymerase V subunit UmuC: MFALVDVNSFYASCETVFRPDLRGLPVVVLSNNDGCVIARSAEAKKIGVPMGAPFFQLRDIIRQHNVKVFSSNYALYADMSLRVMTTLEEMAPSVEVYSIDESFMNISGVSNCMSLDQFGRDVRERVLRETHLTVGVGIAQTKTLAKLANHAAKKWSKTGGVLDLSNIDRQRKLMNLIAVEDVWGVGRRISEKLNMMGIETALQLSECSTYLIRKHFNVVLERTVRELRGEQCLELEEFAPTKQQIVCSRSFGTRVTDYEEMRQAICAYAERASEKLRGEKQFCKQISVFLKTSPHTVGEVYYGNQATGKLQVPSNDTRDIIRVAMKCLDAIWIDGHRYMKAGVMLGDFFSKGVAQLNLFDEHSPSANSEALMGVVDGINQSGKGKLWFAGQGTNKAWAMKREMLSPAYTTRISDLPVAK; this comes from the coding sequence ATGTTCGCCCTGGTCGACGTCAACAGTTTCTACGCCTCCTGCGAAACTGTGTTCAGGCCTGATCTGCGTGGCCTGCCGGTTGTTGTCCTGTCCAATAACGATGGATGTGTGATAGCCCGTTCAGCTGAAGCAAAGAAAATCGGCGTTCCAATGGGGGCGCCGTTTTTTCAGCTCAGGGACATCATCAGACAGCACAACGTAAAAGTGTTCAGCTCAAACTATGCCCTCTATGCCGATATGAGCCTCAGGGTGATGACCACGCTTGAAGAGATGGCGCCATCCGTGGAGGTTTATTCCATTGACGAATCATTCATGAATATCAGCGGCGTCAGTAACTGCATGTCGCTGGACCAGTTTGGCCGGGATGTGCGGGAACGGGTGCTCAGAGAAACCCATCTTACGGTGGGTGTCGGCATTGCGCAGACGAAAACACTCGCCAAACTTGCCAACCACGCGGCGAAAAAGTGGAGCAAAACGGGGGGCGTGCTCGACCTTTCCAATATCGACCGACAGCGGAAGCTGATGAACCTGATTGCCGTGGAAGACGTCTGGGGAGTAGGGCGGCGTATCAGTGAGAAGCTGAACATGATGGGTATTGAAACTGCGCTGCAATTGTCTGAGTGCTCAACCTATTTAATCCGCAAGCACTTTAACGTGGTGCTTGAGCGTACGGTCAGAGAGTTACGGGGAGAGCAGTGCCTGGAGCTTGAAGAGTTCGCGCCCACCAAACAGCAGATCGTCTGTTCGCGCTCATTCGGTACCCGTGTCACTGACTACGAAGAAATGCGCCAGGCAATCTGCGCTTATGCTGAACGTGCATCCGAAAAGCTGCGCGGCGAGAAACAGTTCTGCAAACAGATATCCGTATTCCTGAAAACCAGTCCCCACACTGTGGGTGAGGTTTACTACGGCAATCAGGCAACCGGAAAGCTTCAGGTTCCCTCGAATGATACACGGGACATTATCCGCGTGGCGATGAAATGCCTGGATGCGATATGGATAGACGGTCACCGGTATATGAAAGCTGGCGTGATGCTGGGGGATTTCTTCAGTAAAGGGGTGGCACAGCTCAACCTTTTCGACGAGCACAGCCCCAGCGCTAACAGCGAAGCCCTGATGGGCGTCGTAGACGGCATCAATCAGAGTGGAAAGGGGAAACTATGGTTCGCGGGTCAGGGTACAAACAAGGCATGGGCCATGAAGCGGGAGATGCTGTCTCCGGCATACACAACCAGAATATCGGATCTACCGGTGGCGAAGTAG
- the umuD gene encoding translesion error-prone DNA polymerase V autoproteolytic subunit, whose translation MEFLRPAEIRAVVPLPLYIDRVPCGFPSPAQDYVEQRIDLNNLMIQKASATYFVRVSGDSMIDAGITDGDMLVVDSSLTATHGDFVVASVCGEFTIKELRTHPFLHLLPHNNRYSPITFKSEEDLEIFGVVTFTIKACR comes from the coding sequence ATGGAATTCTTAAGACCCGCAGAAATCAGGGCTGTAGTGCCCCTCCCACTGTACATAGACCGAGTGCCATGCGGCTTTCCAAGCCCCGCTCAAGATTACGTTGAGCAGCGTATCGATCTGAATAATTTGATGATACAGAAAGCCAGCGCGACGTACTTCGTTCGTGTGAGTGGGGATTCAATGATTGACGCGGGGATAACCGATGGTGACATGCTGGTAGTGGACAGCTCACTCACCGCCACCCACGGAGATTTCGTAGTTGCTTCGGTCTGTGGCGAGTTCACCATCAAAGAATTACGCACGCATCCCTTCCTGCACCTCCTGCCGCACAACAACCGGTATTCCCCAATCACCTTCAAATCTGAAGAAGATCTGGAGATATTTGGCGTTGTGACGTTTACCATCAAAGCGTGCCGGTGA
- a CDS encoding acyltransferase family protein yields the protein MKSDNHSYLSRLDHLRFVAAIIVILHHCKGKLPYPQELNGVVDFIKVWLIGGSTGVSLFLVLSGFIFCVISNGGEKKIDYKKFIKNRLLRIAPLVIFLFFILITVGRQKFSPIDILRILTLQMNTGNTYTGWGDNIYPIGGMWTIAVEFQFYLIFPFLISFFHKKGWAYFSKLVLLMIFIKFTLLESYGIRTINDIYHTIIGRLDQFLIGIIAGWLYLKNKHKKNKPAVGIAFILISFSLLTALLFYSLKANIYLLSLKFTLEAIFWSFITYCYVTLNLSINKSIDSTLSYLGGLSFSMYLLHIPLSKFIYSTFMTYPTNSFTTLVNGVIYLIPLTILVSIATYSLIEKPFLEMRVKYIEGPN from the coding sequence ATGAAATCTGATAACCATAGCTATCTTTCAAGGCTAGATCACCTGCGTTTCGTTGCTGCCATAATCGTTATTCTTCATCATTGCAAAGGGAAGCTCCCATATCCGCAGGAATTAAACGGAGTGGTTGATTTCATAAAAGTATGGCTGATAGGTGGTTCTACTGGAGTTTCACTTTTTCTTGTTCTCTCAGGATTCATTTTCTGCGTAATCAGTAATGGCGGAGAGAAAAAAATTGACTACAAAAAATTCATCAAGAACAGGCTTCTTAGAATAGCACCGCTTGTTATATTTTTATTTTTCATTTTAATAACAGTTGGTCGACAGAAATTCTCTCCAATTGATATCCTAAGAATTCTGACTCTGCAAATGAACACAGGAAATACTTATACCGGCTGGGGTGACAACATTTATCCAATTGGTGGAATGTGGACCATTGCGGTAGAATTTCAGTTTTACTTAATATTCCCTTTCTTAATTTCATTCTTCCATAAAAAGGGATGGGCATATTTTTCTAAGCTAGTTTTACTTATGATATTCATTAAGTTTACATTATTAGAATCATATGGGATCAGAACAATAAATGACATATATCATACAATTATCGGGCGGCTTGATCAGTTCTTAATAGGGATAATTGCTGGTTGGCTTTACCTCAAAAACAAACACAAAAAAAATAAACCAGCTGTGGGAATTGCATTTATTTTAATTTCTTTTTCCCTCTTAACCGCCCTTCTGTTCTATAGCCTCAAAGCCAATATCTATTTACTAAGTTTGAAATTTACTCTTGAGGCTATCTTTTGGTCATTTATTACTTATTGCTATGTTACTCTTAACCTGAGCATAAATAAGAGCATTGACAGCACTCTTTCCTATCTAGGAGGACTTAGCTTCTCAATGTATCTTTTGCACATCCCACTAAGCAAGTTTATATATAGTACCTTTATGACATACCCTACAAATAGCTTTACAACGCTAGTAAATGGTGTCATTTATTTAATACCATTAACTATATTAGTTTCAATTGCAACATATTCTTTAATTGAAAAACCTTTTCTAGAAATGAGAGTTAAATATATTGAAGGCCCAAACTGA
- a CDS encoding carbohydrate kinase, whose protein sequence is MHRIDTPTAQVDKFGAGKNGFTGGNPQTGELATALDADFFDSVQEEIAAVIEAAGLSLDKSSNKQLLAAIQKSVGPGRLLNIKIFTSSGVYTPTAGTKKIIVEVQGGGGAGGGSSATTTGNASVGGGGTEGCYGKALLTATESSYTIVVGKGGSGVAGASGNAGGQSSFGTILTADGGYGGGILAAGSVALMVAADATTQPSTPTVSGANIESSITGRSTSIAIRLSSTSQASSFNGLGGSSKFGAGGGSRSTNGAGFAASSYGSGGSGAKSWQASASDVAYAGGAGKDGIVIIWEYA, encoded by the coding sequence ATGCATCGCATTGATACCCCTACCGCTCAGGTAGATAAGTTTGGCGCAGGAAAAAATGGTTTCACAGGTGGTAACCCTCAGACAGGGGAACTTGCAACAGCTCTCGATGCGGACTTTTTTGATTCTGTTCAGGAAGAGATTGCGGCTGTTATAGAGGCCGCCGGGTTATCGCTTGATAAAAGTTCGAATAAACAGCTACTGGCAGCTATTCAAAAATCTGTAGGGCCGGGCAGGCTTTTGAATATTAAAATTTTCACTTCAAGCGGAGTGTACACCCCAACAGCTGGAACCAAGAAAATCATTGTGGAAGTGCAGGGCGGAGGTGGTGCAGGCGGCGGCAGCTCTGCAACTACTACAGGAAACGCGAGTGTGGGAGGCGGTGGAACTGAAGGTTGTTACGGAAAAGCATTGCTGACGGCCACGGAATCTAGCTACACAATTGTTGTTGGGAAAGGAGGCTCAGGCGTTGCTGGCGCATCTGGTAACGCAGGAGGGCAATCTTCATTTGGAACAATCCTTACTGCGGATGGAGGCTACGGGGGTGGGATTCTTGCGGCAGGTTCAGTTGCCTTGATGGTAGCAGCTGATGCAACAACACAACCATCTACTCCGACGGTTTCAGGTGCCAATATTGAATCCAGCATAACAGGTCGCAGCACCAGCATCGCCATTAGATTATCATCTACCTCTCAGGCTTCATCCTTCAATGGATTAGGCGGGTCTTCAAAATTTGGCGCGGGCGGCGGCAGTCGTTCCACTAATGGTGCAGGATTTGCAGCATCCTCATATGGCTCAGGCGGAAGTGGGGCAAAAAGCTGGCAGGCTTCGGCCTCTGATGTGGCCTATGCCGGTGGCGCTGGCAAAGATGGAATAGTTATTATTTGGGAGTATGCATGA
- a CDS encoding YmfQ family protein, with product MDLTAQYRQMLGALLPRGPAWDVDDLLLTGLAPSLASVHGRGDALMKEIDPRSVTELIDRYENITGLPDSCAPPGVQTLQQRRQRLDAKLNLAGGINESFYLAQLKALGYTDVTITRYNKSQFTCLSDCTDSLYSDDWRYYWQVNIPVSAQIKPMTAISNSTDSLRTWGDTVAECVISRLAPSHTYVIFRYLE from the coding sequence ATGGACTTAACCGCACAATACCGGCAAATGCTTGGCGCACTGCTGCCGCGAGGACCGGCATGGGATGTGGATGACCTCCTGTTAACGGGTCTTGCACCTTCACTGGCTTCCGTTCACGGTCGTGGCGATGCGCTGATGAAAGAAATTGATCCGCGTTCGGTGACAGAACTGATAGACCGTTACGAAAACATCACCGGCCTGCCGGACAGTTGTGCGCCCCCTGGCGTTCAGACGTTACAGCAACGTCGCCAGCGGCTTGATGCAAAGCTCAACCTTGCTGGCGGCATAAACGAGTCATTTTATCTGGCACAGCTTAAAGCGCTGGGTTACACGGATGTGACCATAACACGTTACAACAAAAGCCAGTTCACATGCCTGTCTGATTGTACCGACTCACTTTATTCAGATGACTGGCGATATTACTGGCAGGTAAACATCCCTGTATCGGCACAAATCAAGCCCATGACCGCGATAAGTAACAGCACTGACAGTTTGCGAACCTGGGGCGATACGGTCGCAGAGTGCGTTATTTCCAGGCTGGCTCCCTCTCACACCTATGTAATATTCAGATATCTGGAGTAA